One Mangrovimonas cancribranchiae DNA segment encodes these proteins:
- a CDS encoding AraC family transcriptional regulator → MNSKYYLTEVDKVPESIYCYHDLMGETFIEPHIHEKGQFLYTEGGVVHIKTNNRTYYLPARHYMWIPPGIKHAIYPSSPKVIMRNLYFPLTERASIFYKKEGIYPVNNLVMELLLFTKNWNGDIIKSQETKYAIVNAFKALLEQTVPQSLHLELPQPTDRRLIHIIDYLTNHIHQEHLLPELASKFSMTDKSLYRLFKKDLGMSFISYYTQLRVFKSLEYLMNPDYTISEIANMLGYSSLPTFSNTFSKIMGKRPSDYRKSNEIYLVS, encoded by the coding sequence ATGAATAGTAAGTATTATTTAACCGAGGTAGATAAAGTTCCAGAAAGTATTTATTGCTACCATGATTTAATGGGGGAAACGTTTATTGAACCTCATATTCATGAAAAAGGACAGTTTTTATACACAGAAGGAGGAGTTGTACATATTAAAACTAATAATAGAACTTATTATTTGCCTGCCAGGCACTATATGTGGATTCCGCCAGGTATTAAACATGCCATTTACCCAAGTTCTCCAAAAGTAATTATGAGAAACCTATACTTTCCCTTAACAGAACGCGCTTCTATTTTTTACAAAAAGGAAGGTATTTATCCTGTTAATAATCTAGTTATGGAATTGCTATTGTTTACTAAAAATTGGAATGGCGATATTATTAAATCTCAAGAAACCAAGTATGCTATTGTTAATGCTTTTAAAGCACTTCTAGAGCAGACGGTACCACAATCGTTACATTTAGAGTTACCACAACCTACAGACAGACGTTTAATACATATTATAGATTATCTTACTAATCATATACATCAAGAACACTTATTACCAGAGTTAGCGTCAAAATTTAGTATGACAGATAAGTCTTTATACCGGTTATTTAAAAAAGATTTAGGCATGTCATTTATTAGCTACTATACGCAATTACGGGTGTTTAAGTCTTTAGAGTATTTGATGAATCCAGATTACACCATCTCAGAAATAGCCAATATGTTAGGATATAGTAGTTTGCCTACCTTTAGTAATACGTTTAGTAAAATTATGGGGAAACGCCCATCAGATTATAGAAAATCTAACGAAATTTACTTAGTGTCTTAA
- the ribB gene encoding 3,4-dihydroxy-2-butanone-4-phosphate synthase, translating to MATETAQNKTTITLNTIEEAINDIRQGKVIIVVDDEDRENEGDFLAAAEKVTPEMINFMATHGRGLICAPLTENRCKELDLHMMVNNNTDPMETAFTVSVDLRGKGVTTGISASDRAKTVEALINPDTKPFELARPGHIFPLIAKQGGVLRRTGHTEAAIDFARLAGLKPAGVIVEIMNEDGTMARLPQLMEVAKRFDLKIVSIEDLVAYRMQHDSLIEKKEDFDIVTRFGTYRLRAYQQTTNNQVHIALTKGNWAENEPVLTRVNSTLVNNDILGTLTNNADKKLDDMFKVVNSAGKGAIIFINQQNQSTNLLNRLHTLKTTQNAKDVVKAPSIKMDNKDFGIGAQILHDLNIHKLRLISNSEQTKRVGMIGYGLEIIDYVTY from the coding sequence ATGGCAACAGAAACTGCTCAAAATAAAACGACTATTACATTAAATACAATAGAAGAAGCCATTAACGATATTAGGCAAGGAAAAGTTATTATTGTAGTTGATGATGAAGATCGTGAAAACGAAGGTGATTTCTTAGCTGCTGCCGAAAAAGTAACACCAGAGATGATAAACTTCATGGCCACACATGGTCGTGGATTAATTTGTGCGCCTTTAACCGAAAACCGTTGTAAAGAATTAGATCTTCATATGATGGTAAACAACAATACCGACCCTATGGAAACGGCCTTTACGGTCTCGGTAGATTTACGCGGTAAAGGAGTAACAACAGGTATTTCGGCAAGTGATAGAGCTAAAACAGTAGAAGCATTAATAAACCCTGACACAAAACCATTTGAATTGGCTAGACCAGGACATATTTTTCCTCTTATAGCAAAACAAGGTGGTGTGTTACGTAGAACAGGGCATACCGAAGCAGCCATAGATTTTGCTAGACTAGCAGGATTAAAACCAGCTGGAGTTATAGTAGAAATAATGAATGAGGATGGTACTATGGCACGTTTACCGCAACTTATGGAAGTGGCAAAACGTTTTGACCTTAAAATTGTGTCTATCGAAGATTTAGTGGCCTACCGCATGCAACATGACTCCCTAATTGAAAAGAAAGAGGACTTTGATATTGTAACACGTTTTGGCACTTATAGACTAAGAGCCTATCAACAAACCACCAACAATCAAGTACATATTGCCTTAACTAAAGGTAATTGGGCTGAAAACGAACCTGTATTAACTCGTGTAAACTCTACATTAGTTAATAACGACATTTTAGGAACCCTTACCAATAATGCCGATAAAAAGTTAGACGATATGTTTAAAGTCGTTAATTCGGCTGGAAAAGGTGCTATCATTTTTATAAACCAACAAAACCAATCAACCAACTTACTTAACAGGCTTCACACTTTAAAAACAACCCAGAATGCTAAAGATGTTGTTAAGGCTCCTAGCATTAAAATGGATAATAAAGATTTTGGTATTGGCGCTCAAATATTACACGACCTAAACATACACAAACTACGTTTAATCTCTAATAGCGAACAGACTAAACGTGTTGGTATGATTGGTTATGGGTTGGAAATTATAGATTACGTGACTTATTAA
- a CDS encoding M28 family peptidase: MKSFLVASILTLVGSCATTKYSTKIRHLKKNITLKDSVLVLKYANTITAQELEELLYDYTDEKFQGRKTGEIGQKKAAHYLKDYYSNHNVASPLRNNTYFQLIPESFLPKGIKSSENVLAFIKGHEKPNEVLIISAHYDHLGIKDGNIYYGADDDGSGTVAILEIAEAFKEAQNNGHAPKRSILFTHFTAEEIGLHGSRFYTEESPIFPLNKTIANLNIDMIGRQDYAYQNTNKDYIYLIGSDRLSKELHYISEKVNTTYFNLELDYKYNAENDSNRYYYRSDHYNFAKNNIPVIFYFNGVHDDYHKPTDTPDKINYTLLEKRTKLIFATAWQLANQDKQLIMNVDL, translated from the coding sequence ATGAAATCATTTCTTGTTGCTTCCATTTTAACCTTAGTTGGTTCTTGTGCTACCACAAAGTATAGCACCAAAATAAGGCATCTAAAAAAAAACATTACACTTAAAGATTCTGTACTTGTTTTAAAATATGCAAACACCATAACAGCGCAAGAACTAGAAGAACTCTTATACGATTACACTGACGAAAAATTTCAAGGAAGAAAAACAGGTGAAATAGGTCAAAAAAAAGCCGCTCATTATTTAAAAGATTATTATAGTAACCACAATGTAGCCTCTCCATTAAGAAACAACACCTATTTTCAACTTATTCCTGAAAGCTTTCTACCAAAAGGCATAAAATCTTCAGAAAATGTTCTTGCATTTATTAAAGGACATGAAAAACCCAACGAAGTTTTAATTATTTCTGCACATTACGATCATTTAGGAATAAAAGATGGCAACATTTATTACGGGGCCGATGATGATGGTTCTGGAACAGTCGCTATTTTAGAAATAGCTGAAGCTTTTAAAGAAGCTCAAAATAATGGTCACGCACCTAAACGAAGCATTTTATTTACACACTTTACTGCTGAAGAAATTGGGCTTCATGGCTCAAGATTTTATACCGAAGAATCGCCAATTTTCCCATTAAATAAAACTATTGCCAATCTTAATATTGATATGATTGGAAGACAAGATTACGCCTATCAAAACACCAACAAAGATTACATATACCTAATTGGTTCCGACAGACTTAGCAAAGAACTACACTATATTTCAGAGAAAGTAAATACCACATATTTTAATCTAGAACTGGATTATAAATACAATGCCGAAAACGATTCCAACAGATATTACTATCGTTCCGATCACTACAACTTTGCAAAAAACAATATTCCTGTTATTTTTTATTTTAATGGTGTTCACGACGATTACCACAAACCTACAGATACGCCAGACAAAATTAATTATACCCTATTAGAAAAAAGAACTAAACTTATTTTTGCTACGGCATGGCAACTAGCAAATCAAGATAAACAACTAATTATGAATGTTGATTTGTAA
- a CDS encoding FUSC family protein has protein sequence MRKISIILGLTLAILAVILSVLPLSNLAYIPAIIALILGSFSIYLSNKEGKSKKTIQIVFLLSIIALSLAIYKSIFTTIEIGNTEELEKREQQSEQEAIEELEDLDIDEEDLQDINNELESLDDEDLNTIENELEEIDTEDLEIE, from the coding sequence ATGAGAAAAATTTCTATCATATTAGGGTTAACCTTAGCTATACTAGCCGTAATTTTATCTGTATTACCACTTTCTAACCTAGCTTATATTCCAGCTATAATAGCTTTAATATTAGGGAGTTTTAGTATTTACCTATCCAATAAAGAAGGAAAAAGCAAAAAAACTATTCAAATTGTATTCTTACTTTCAATAATCGCCTTATCATTAGCTATTTACAAATCCATATTTACCACTATAGAGATAGGTAATACCGAAGAACTTGAAAAAAGAGAACAACAATCGGAGCAAGAAGCTATCGAGGAACTTGAAGATTTAGATATTGATGAAGAAGATCTTCAAGACATAAATAATGAACTTGAAAGCCTGGATGATGAAGACTTAAATACTATTGAAAATGAACTAGAAGAGATAGATACAGAGGATTTAGAAATAGAATAA
- a CDS encoding DegT/DnrJ/EryC1/StrS family aminotransferase translates to MPGFEFFSDLERQEVQDVLDSGILMRYGFDAMRNGHWKAKELETELQNKLGVKYAQLVSSGTAAVSMSLAVAGVGAGDEVIMPTFTFVASFEAVMMLGAIPVLVDIDDTLTLDPIAVEKAITPKTKAIMPVHMCGSMANLKALQSICNTHNLLLVEDACQAIGATYKGKALGTIGDVGCFSFDFVKTITCGEGGAVVTNNKDYAINADHYSDHGHDHIGNDRGAESHPFLGYNFRISELNAAVGLAQVKRLPEFINIQKKHYTILREALSKLPEVSFRTVPEEGEESYAFLSFFLPDLETARKASAGLKEAGVDGCFHYYDNNWHYVRKWEHLKDLKSLYPISTEVKEGLKYLQTKTFEQSDNYIGRNISCLIKLSWTEEEVKIRAQKMVTVISSVL, encoded by the coding sequence ATGCCTGGATTTGAGTTTTTTAGCGATTTAGAACGACAAGAAGTTCAAGATGTATTAGATAGCGGAATACTAATGCGTTATGGTTTTGATGCCATGCGAAATGGCCACTGGAAAGCCAAAGAATTAGAAACAGAACTTCAAAATAAACTAGGCGTAAAATATGCGCAATTAGTCTCTAGCGGAACAGCAGCAGTAAGCATGTCTCTGGCGGTTGCTGGTGTTGGAGCGGGAGACGAAGTAATTATGCCAACATTTACCTTTGTAGCCAGTTTTGAAGCTGTTATGATGCTAGGTGCTATACCTGTTTTAGTAGATATTGATGATACCTTAACACTCGATCCAATAGCAGTTGAAAAGGCAATAACTCCTAAAACCAAAGCTATTATGCCTGTACACATGTGTGGAAGTATGGCTAATTTAAAAGCTTTACAAAGTATTTGCAATACACATAATTTGCTTTTGGTAGAAGATGCTTGTCAAGCCATTGGTGCAACATATAAAGGAAAAGCACTTGGAACAATTGGCGATGTTGGGTGTTTTTCGTTCGATTTTGTAAAAACCATTACCTGTGGCGAAGGTGGCGCAGTAGTAACCAACAATAAAGACTATGCTATAAATGCCGACCATTATTCCGATCATGGTCACGATCATATTGGTAATGATAGAGGGGCAGAATCGCATCCATTTTTAGGTTATAATTTTAGAATTTCAGAATTAAATGCTGCAGTTGGTTTAGCACAAGTAAAACGCTTGCCAGAGTTTATCAATATTCAAAAAAAGCACTATACCATACTTCGCGAGGCTTTATCAAAATTACCAGAAGTAAGTTTTAGAACTGTTCCTGAGGAAGGTGAAGAAAGCTATGCCTTTTTAAGTTTCTTTTTACCTGATTTAGAAACAGCTCGAAAAGCTTCAGCAGGATTAAAAGAAGCAGGAGTAGATGGGTGTTTTCATTATTACGATAACAATTGGCATTATGTACGTAAATGGGAGCATCTTAAAGATTTAAAATCTTTGTATCCTATTTCAACTGAAGTAAAAGAAGGGTTAAAGTATCTTCAAACTAAAACCTTTGAACAGTCTGATAATTATATAGGTAGAAACATCTCTTGCCTAATTAAACTATCTTGGACAGAAGAAGAGGTGAAAATAAGAGCTCAAAAAATGGTAACAGTTATTTCTTCTGTTTTATAA
- a CDS encoding succinate CoA transferase: MNESRIKHAAYLDKIQTPEQASKIIKHEDVLGVSGFTKAGDSKSVLPKVAERARHEKLKVTVLSGASLGYDTDADLAKNGALYKRMPFQADPTLRSSINNHDVLYVDQHLGQTADMLQSLDSFKIDVAIIEAASITKDGYIIPTTSVGNSPIFTEKAEKIIIEINTTFPESMAGIHDIKLLKKQPNREIIPVTHSDTRIGEPYIKINPEKVAAIVFTKVPDCPAVISSPDEKTTAISNHILNFLEKEVHEGRLTESLLPLQAGIGKTANAILSGFKNSPFKNLTMYSEVLQDSTFELFDSGKLLFASASSITVTEDCSKNIFNNFDKYKDKLLLRPQNISNAAEVIKRLGVIGINTAIEFDIYGNVNSTHITGTHMMNGIGGSGDFARNGYLSIFACPSISKEGRISHIVPMVSHTDHTEHDIDILVTEQGLADIRGLAPVERAQVIIKNCVHPMYKDQLLEYFNDAYKLGGHTPHDLEKAFSWHMALKTHGSMKTPELIYN; this comes from the coding sequence ATGAATGAAAGTAGAATTAAACACGCTGCGTATTTAGATAAAATTCAAACACCAGAACAAGCCTCAAAAATTATTAAACATGAAGATGTTTTAGGTGTTAGCGGTTTTACTAAAGCTGGGGACAGTAAATCGGTGCTGCCAAAAGTTGCCGAAAGAGCACGTCATGAAAAATTAAAAGTTACTGTTTTAAGTGGCGCTTCTTTAGGATATGATACTGATGCCGATTTAGCTAAAAATGGGGCTTTATACAAAAGAATGCCATTTCAAGCAGATCCAACCTTAAGAAGCAGTATAAACAATCATGATGTGCTTTATGTAGATCAACATTTAGGACAAACTGCCGACATGCTACAGAGTCTTGATAGTTTTAAAATTGATGTCGCGATTATTGAAGCCGCTTCTATTACTAAAGATGGGTATATTATACCAACAACTTCTGTTGGAAACTCACCTATTTTCACTGAAAAAGCCGAAAAAATCATCATTGAAATCAATACAACATTTCCAGAAAGTATGGCTGGAATACATGATATTAAACTCTTAAAAAAACAACCTAATCGAGAGATTATTCCTGTAACGCATTCAGATACAAGAATAGGTGAACCATATATAAAAATCAACCCAGAAAAAGTAGCCGCTATAGTTTTTACTAAAGTTCCAGATTGTCCAGCCGTAATTTCTTCACCAGATGAGAAAACAACAGCTATTTCAAATCATATTCTTAACTTTTTAGAAAAAGAAGTCCATGAAGGGCGGTTAACAGAGTCGCTTTTACCACTACAAGCAGGCATTGGTAAAACAGCAAATGCCATTTTATCCGGTTTTAAAAATAGCCCATTTAAAAACTTAACCATGTATTCTGAAGTGCTTCAAGACAGCACATTTGAACTTTTTGACTCTGGGAAACTGCTATTTGCTTCAGCTTCATCTATCACAGTTACAGAAGATTGTTCGAAAAACATTTTTAACAATTTTGATAAATACAAAGACAAACTTCTCTTACGTCCACAAAATATTAGCAACGCTGCCGAAGTTATTAAACGATTAGGTGTGATTGGAATTAATACTGCTATTGAGTTTGATATTTATGGTAATGTTAACTCTACCCATATAACAGGTACACACATGATGAATGGTATTGGAGGCTCTGGAGATTTCGCCAGAAACGGATATCTTAGCATTTTTGCTTGTCCATCTATTTCAAAAGAAGGACGTATTTCTCATATTGTTCCTATGGTTTCTCATACCGACCATACAGAACACGATATTGATATTCTTGTTACAGAACAAGGCTTAGCCGATATTAGAGGTTTAGCGCCTGTTGAAAGAGCACAAGTTATTATTAAAAACTGTGTTCATCCTATGTATAAAGACCAACTTTTAGAGTATTTTAATGACGCTTATAAATTAGGCGGACACACACCTCATGACCTAGAAAAAGCATTTAGTTGGCATATGGCACTTAAAACTCATGGTAGTATGAAAACACCAGAGCTAATTTATAATTAA
- a CDS encoding DUF3108 domain-containing protein: MKKIIPLLTLVICFTTAKAQNSAVGSSEKLVYTATYNMSGILNDLAQVTMETNKVSTSKATLLRLKCTATTYSKWDSFFKIRDLYESYVSPTSLKPYLYKREINEGGYYKYMKYTFKHSSGHVKSLKKKKRSDGTIWEENKKVLINHNTNDLVTTLYKLRTIDFSSMSNGQSKSFKVIFDNEEHTVNFKYLGTENIASALGTKNCHKLAISISNNNILKGANENLLWLSADANKIPIYAKFKIAVGNGELKIKSASGLKN, translated from the coding sequence ATGAAAAAAATAATACCGCTTTTAACTTTAGTTATCTGTTTTACAACTGCTAAAGCACAAAACTCTGCCGTAGGAAGTTCTGAAAAGTTAGTTTATACAGCCACCTATAACATGTCTGGTATATTAAATGACCTAGCTCAGGTAACCATGGAAACCAACAAAGTTAGTACCTCTAAAGCAACTTTGCTTAGGCTTAAATGTACTGCAACTACATACAGTAAATGGGACAGTTTTTTTAAAATAAGAGACTTATACGAAAGTTATGTAAGCCCTACGTCATTAAAACCATACCTTTACAAACGAGAAATTAACGAAGGTGGCTATTATAAATACATGAAATACACCTTCAAGCATAGTTCTGGGCATGTAAAAAGCTTAAAAAAGAAAAAACGTAGCGATGGTACTATATGGGAAGAAAACAAAAAAGTACTTATTAACCATAATACAAACGATCTCGTTACCACATTATATAAACTTAGAACGATAGATTTTTCTAGTATGTCTAATGGACAATCAAAATCTTTCAAAGTTATTTTTGATAACGAAGAGCATACCGTAAACTTTAAATATCTAGGTACAGAAAACATAGCATCTGCCTTAGGCACTAAAAATTGCCACAAATTAGCTATTTCTATAAGTAACAACAATATTTTAAAAGGCGCTAACGAAAATCTACTTTGGCTATCTGCCGATGCTAATAAAATTCCAATATATGCTAAATTTAAAATTGCTGTTGGAAATGGAGAGTTAAAAATAAAATCTGCTAGTGGACTAAAAAACTAA
- a CDS encoding M28 family peptidase → MKKALFLALGVLVFSCGTQKTKNTNNSKSQNETANATTFAETITSEELKDLLYVYASDEFAGRETGKPGQKKAIEFLKNQYIKMGISSGLPNNKYFQEVPLEVSQKPDASITVNNTDFTYINNFVSVMSSKTGNIKANDIVFAGYGIEDDSYSNYNNIDVKGKIVLIKSGEPKTEDGNYAISGNKEASKWSNLRQEFALKRDLAKEKGAKALLFYNPDIYQMAAARFGKASGRMSLKGNAESMYYFLINTDLAKALYPEISNATTSKTIKNIVNISYKNNSEEILSENVLAYIKGSEKPNELVIISAHLDHEGIKDGEIYNGADDDGSGTVSILEIAEAFKTASQNGMTPKRSILFLHVTGEEKGLLGSRYYTDFDPVFPLENTVANLNIDMIGRVDPKHEEAGVDNYLYLIGSDKLSTELHEISENINNKYIGMTFDYTYNDDNDPNRFYYRSDHYNFAKNNIPVIFYFNGTHADYHKPSDTVEKIRYDLLEQRTKLIYYTAWELVNRDDRIVVDKAFK, encoded by the coding sequence ATGAAGAAAGCGTTATTTCTCGCATTAGGTGTATTGGTATTTTCTTGTGGCACACAAAAAACTAAAAATACCAATAACTCTAAATCACAAAACGAAACAGCCAATGCCACCACTTTTGCAGAAACAATAACATCTGAAGAACTTAAAGATCTTCTATATGTTTATGCTTCTGATGAGTTTGCCGGTAGAGAAACAGGAAAACCCGGGCAAAAAAAAGCCATTGAATTCTTAAAAAATCAATATATAAAAATGGGTATTTCATCTGGATTACCTAACAACAAATACTTTCAAGAAGTTCCTCTTGAAGTATCTCAAAAACCAGACGCTTCCATTACAGTTAACAACACAGATTTTACATACATTAACAACTTTGTTTCTGTTATGTCTAGCAAAACAGGAAACATTAAGGCTAACGATATTGTTTTTGCCGGATATGGTATAGAAGATGACTCATACTCTAACTATAACAATATTGATGTAAAAGGAAAAATTGTTTTAATTAAATCTGGTGAACCCAAAACAGAAGATGGTAACTACGCTATTAGTGGCAACAAAGAAGCCTCTAAGTGGTCCAATTTAAGACAAGAATTTGCCCTAAAAAGAGACCTTGCCAAAGAAAAAGGGGCTAAAGCATTATTGTTTTACAATCCAGATATATACCAAATGGCAGCGGCGCGATTTGGGAAAGCTTCTGGTAGAATGAGCCTTAAAGGCAATGCCGAAAGTATGTACTATTTTTTAATAAATACAGATTTAGCCAAAGCACTTTATCCAGAAATCAGCAACGCCACAACATCTAAAACTATTAAAAACATCGTAAACATTTCATATAAAAATAATTCTGAAGAAATTCTTTCGGAAAATGTTTTAGCCTACATTAAAGGAAGTGAGAAACCTAACGAGTTAGTTATTATTTCGGCACACTTAGACCACGAAGGTATTAAAGATGGCGAAATATATAATGGCGCCGATGACGATGGCTCTGGAACGGTATCCATTTTAGAAATAGCCGAAGCCTTTAAAACAGCCTCTCAAAATGGCATGACACCAAAACGTTCAATTTTATTTCTTCATGTAACAGGTGAAGAAAAAGGACTTTTGGGTTCACGTTATTATACCGATTTCGACCCTGTATTTCCATTAGAAAATACAGTTGCTAATCTTAATATTGATATGATAGGTCGTGTAGACCCAAAACATGAAGAAGCTGGCGTTGACAATTATTTATACTTAATAGGAAGCGATAAATTAAGTACAGAACTTCATGAAATTTCTGAAAATATTAATAACAAATATATTGGGATGACTTTTGATTATACTTATAACGATGATAACGATCCTAATAGATTTTACTACAGAAGCGATCATTACAATTTTGCCAAAAATAATATCCCTGTTATTTTTTACTTTAATGGCACACATGCCGATTACCATAAACCTAGCGATACTGTAGAAAAAATACGTTACGATTTACTAGAACAACGCACAAAATTAATTTATTATACTGCTTGGGAGCTAGTTAACCGCGATGATAGAATTGTTGTTGATAAAGCCTTTAAGTAA
- a CDS encoding NAD(P)H-dependent oxidoreductase, translating to MNIIEKLEWRYATKSFDENAILTENKINTLIQAFNLTATSYGLQPIKLIVIQDKEFQHELMQHAMNQKQIVQASHLLVFCIQTAIDKHFVNEYFNRVHAIRQTPKDILQPFEDFLINDFENKSQKDIDAWATNQAYLAMGNLMTVCAMESVDACPMEGFLPDKFDEALQLKEKGLKSVLLMPVGYRAQDDKFAAFKKVRKNIEDAVIKW from the coding sequence TTGAATATAATAGAGAAACTAGAGTGGCGCTATGCAACCAAATCTTTTGACGAGAACGCCATTTTAACAGAAAATAAAATAAATACATTAATACAAGCCTTTAATTTAACGGCAACCTCTTACGGGTTACAACCCATAAAACTTATTGTTATTCAAGACAAAGAATTTCAGCATGAATTAATGCAACATGCTATGAATCAAAAACAAATTGTTCAAGCATCGCATCTTCTTGTGTTTTGTATACAAACAGCAATTGATAAACATTTTGTGAATGAATATTTTAATAGAGTTCATGCCATTAGACAAACGCCTAAAGATATTCTTCAGCCTTTTGAAGACTTTTTAATCAATGATTTTGAAAACAAATCGCAAAAAGACATTGATGCTTGGGCTACCAATCAAGCGTATCTAGCTATGGGTAATTTAATGACTGTTTGCGCTATGGAAAGTGTAGATGCTTGCCCAATGGAAGGTTTCTTGCCAGATAAGTTTGATGAAGCCCTTCAATTAAAAGAAAAAGGATTAAAATCGGTATTACTTATGCCTGTAGGATATAGAGCCCAAGACGATAAGTTTGCAGCTTTTAAAAAGGTGAGAAAAAACATAGAAGACGCCGTTATTAAGTGGTAA